A window of Raphanus sativus cultivar WK10039 unplaced genomic scaffold, ASM80110v3 Scaffold0545, whole genome shotgun sequence contains these coding sequences:
- the LOC108852199 gene encoding spermidine coumaroyl-CoA acyltransferase, which yields MANQTKSISLLLKKKPLELIKPSKHTPSETLSLSTLDNDLFNEVMYATIYVFKANEKNQHDPVPLLRKALSELLVYYYPLSGKLKRRESDRKLQLVFWGEGVPFEVATASLDLSSLNYIENLDDQVALRLVPDIEIDYDRNISYHPLALQVTKFACGGFTIGTALTHAVCDGFGVAQIIHALTELAAGKREPTVKPVWQRERLVGQFDNEPAKVPGGHITSLLATSPYIPTSDMVTETINIRARNIKRLKDSLMRECEYPKEGFTTYEVLSSCIWKARSRALKLNFDGITVLGVAVGIRHVLDPPLPKGFYGNAYIDVYIELTVRELQEASISDIAKHVKKAKKTAYDKGYLEEELKNTERLMRDNAKFEGVSDGLLFLTDWRNIGWFGSMDFGWNEPVNLRPLTEQQTALHIGMILRPSQLDPSMEGGVKVIMTLPRVAMVDFKREMDAMNKLYY from the exons ATGGCAAACCAAACAAAATCGATCTCTCTATTACTCAAAAAGAAACCCCTTGAGCTTATTAAACCCTCAAAACACACTCCTTCTGAAACTCTCTCCCTTTCTACTTTGGACAATGATCTCTTCAATGAAGTTATGTACGCAACGATTTATGTTTTCAAAGCCAATGAAAAGAATCAACATGATCCTGTCCCTTTGCTTAGGAAGGCTTTGTCCGAACTTCTTGTGTACTACTATCCCCTTTCAGGCAAGCTCAAGAGAAGAGAGAGTGATCGAAAACTTCAGCTAGTTTTTTGGGGTGAAGGAGTTCCATTTGAGGTCGCTACTGCATCTCTCGACCTCTCCTCTCTAAACTATATAGAAAATCTTGATGACCAAGTTGCTTTGCGCCTTGTGCCTGATATCGAAATAGACTACGATAGAAACATCTCTTATCATCCACTAGCTTTGCAG gtgACCAAGTTCGCATGTGGAGGATTTACCATCGGCACGGCTTTGACGCACGCCGTATGTGATGGATTTGGAGTGGCTCAGATCATCCATGCTTTAACCGAGTTGGCTGCAGGAAAGAGAGAGCCAACGGTTAAGCCGGTGTGGCAGAGAGAGCGGCTGGTCGGACAATTTGATAATGAACCGGCCAAAGTGCCTGGTGGCCACATTACTAGTCTTTTAGCCACCTCACCATATATTCCAACTAGTGATATG GTAACGGAGACAATAAACATCCGGGCTAGGAATATAAAGAGGCTTAAAGACTCTTTGATGAGAGAGTGTGAGTACCCTAAAGAGGGGTTCACTACTTATGAAGTACTTAGTTCTTGCATATGGAAAGCAAGATCTCGAGCCCTAAAGCTAAACTTTGATGGGATCACTGTCCTTGGCGTAGCTGTTGGAATCCGACATGTTCTAGATCCGCCACTTCCTAAAGGATTCTACGGTAACGCCTACATAGATGTCTATATCGAGTTAACCGTAAGAGAACTGCAAGAAGCATCAATCTCTGACATTGCTAAGCATGTGAAGAAAGCCAAGAAAACAGCTTATGACAAGGGCTATCTCGAGGAAGAGTTAAAGAATACGGAGAGATTAATGAGGGATAATGCAAAATTCGAAGGGGTGAGTGATGGACTATTGTTCCTCACTGACTGGAGGAATATTGGTTGGTTTGGATCAATGGATTTTGGTTGGAATGAGCCAGTGAATCTGCGGCCGTTGACCGAGCAGCAGACTGCACTGCATATAGGGATGATCTTGAGACCTTCACAACTTGATCCATCAATGGAAGGTGGAGTTAAAGTGATCATGACGTTGCCAAGAGTTGCAATGGTTGACTTCAAGCGAGAGATGGATGCTATGAACAAACTTTACTATTAA
- the LOC108852197 gene encoding LOW QUALITY PROTEIN: cytokinin dehydrogenase 4 (The sequence of the model RefSeq protein was modified relative to this genomic sequence to represent the inferred CDS: deleted 1 base in 1 codon) — translation MTTNPSLSIITLMTLLMCLTPTLIKSEEGIDVLLPISLNLTVLTDPFSISAASQDFGNITSENPGAVLCPSSPAEVARLLRFANGDFSYDGESTTSSSPGFKVAARGQGHSLRGQASAPGGIVVNMTCLAKTAKPAAVVVSADGTYADVAAGAMWVEVLEAALKRGVSPVSFTDYLYLSVGGTLSNAGIGGNVFRHGPQISNVHELDVITGKGDMVTCSPKLHPELFYGVLGGLGQFGIITRARIALDHAPTRVKWLRILYSDFSAFTKDQERLISMGNDLRVDFLEGQLMMSNGIVDTSFFPLSDQTRVTSLVNDHRIIYVLEIAKYYDSTTLPIIDQVIDRLTRNLGFPSGFMFVQDVPYFDFLNRVRNEEDKLRSIGLWEVPHPWLNMFVPRSRILDFHEGVIKGLLLNQTSTSGVTLFYPTNRNKWNNLMSAMIPNEDVFYVIGFLQSAGGSNNWEDLQNLNDRIINFCDNSGINIKEYLMHYTRKEDWIKHFGPKWNDFLRRKMMFDPEKLLSPGQDIFN, via the exons ATGACTACTAATCCCAGTTTAAGCATCATCACACTAATGACGCTCTTGATGTGTTTAACTCCGACCTTAATCAAATCAGAGGAAGGCATTGATGTCCTTTTACCCATATCACTCAACCTCACCGTCCTGACCGATCCCTTCTCCATCTCCGCTGCTTCTCAGGACTTCGGAAATATAACCAGCGAAAACCCCGGCGCCGTCCTCTGTCCTTCTTCCCCCGCCGAGGTCGCCCGTCTTCTCCGCTTCGCGAACGGAGACTTCTCTTATGACGGCGAATCAACCACCAGCTCCTCTCCAGGTTTCAAGGTGGCGGCTCGAGGCCAGGGACACTCCCTCCGTGGCCAAGCCTCTGCACCCGGCGGCATTGTCGTGAACATGACGTGCCTCGCCAAGACGGCTAAACCAGCAGCGGTTGTTGTCTCAGCCGATGGGACGTACGCTGACGTAGCGGCAGGGGCGATGTGGGTGGAGGTTCTGGAGGCGGCGTTGAAGAGAGGCGTCTCGCCGGTTTCTTTCACGGATTATCTGTATCTCAGCGTCGGCGGGACGTTGTCGAACGCTGGAATCGGCGGTAATGTGTTTAGACACGGCCCTCAGATTAGTAACGTTCATGAACTGGACGTTATTACTG GAAAAGGTGACATGGTGACATGCTCTCCAAAGTTACACCCTGAATTGTTCTATGGAGTTTTAGGAGGATTGGGCCAATTTGGTATAATAACAAGAGCCAGAATTGCGCTGGATCATGCACCAACAAGG GTGAAATGGCTACGCATACTCTACAGTGACTTCTCGGCGTTTACTAAAGACCAAGAGCGTTTAATATCAATGGGCAATGATCTTCGAGTTGAT TTTTTGGAAGGTCAACTTATGATGTCAAACGGAATAGTTGATACCTCCTTTTTCCCACTCTCCGATCAAACAAGAGTAACCTCTCTTGTGAATGACCACCGTATCATCTATGTTCTCGAAATAGCCAAATATTATGATTCCACCACCCTCCCTATCATTGACCAG GTAATCGACAGGTTAACTAGAAATCTAGGTTTCCCTTCAGGGTTCATGTTCGTGCAAGACGTTCCTtattttgatttcttaaatcgtgtCCGAAACGAAGAAGATAAGCTTAGATCTATAGGGCTATGGGAAGTTCCTCATCCATGGCTTAATATGTTCGTTCCGAGATCTCGGATATTAGATTTTCATGAAGGTGTTATCAAAGGCCTTCTTCTCAACCAAACCTCAACTTCTGGTGTTACTCTCTTCTATCCCACAAACCGAAACAA ATGGAACAACCTCATGTCGGCGATGATACCAAACGAGGATGTTTTTTATGTGATCGGTTTCCTCCAATCAGCTGGTGGATCAAATAACTGGGAAGATCTTCAGAATCTTAATGACAGGATAATCAACTTTTGCGATAACTCAGGCATTAATATCAAAGAATATTTGATGCATTACACAAGAAAAGAAGATTGGATTAAGCATTTTGGACCAAAATGGAATGATTTCTTGAGGAGGAAAATGATGTTTGATCCAGAAAAACTATTGTCTCCAGGACAAGACATCTTTAATTAA